The following coding sequences are from one Streptococcus mitis window:
- a CDS encoding metal ABC transporter ATP-binding protein, with amino-acid sequence MIRIENLSVSYKETLALKDISLALHGPTITGIIGPNGAGKSTLLKGMLGIIPHQGQAFLDDKEVKKSLHRIAYVEQKINIDYNFPIKVKECVSLGLFPSIPLFRSLNAKHWKKVQEALEIVGLADYAERQISQLSGGQFQRVLIARCLVQEADYILLDEPFVGIDSVSEEIIMNTLRDLKKAGKTVLIVHHDLSKVPHYFDQVLLVNREVIAFGPTKETFTEANLKEAYGNRLFFSGGDL; translated from the coding sequence ATGATACGTATCGAAAACCTCAGTGTCTCCTACAAAGAGACGTTGGCACTTAAGGATATTTCACTAGCGCTCCATGGACCAACAATTACCGGTATCATTGGTCCAAACGGTGCTGGGAAATCAACATTATTAAAAGGTATGCTGGGAATTATCCCACATCAAGGTCAGGCATTTCTCGATGACAAGGAAGTTAAAAAATCCTTACATCGAATCGCTTATGTCGAACAAAAAATAAATATCGACTACAACTTTCCCATCAAGGTCAAGGAATGTGTCTCACTAGGACTCTTTCCCTCTATCCCTCTCTTTCGAAGTTTAAATGCTAAACATTGGAAGAAAGTGCAAGAGGCCCTTGAAATTGTCGGTCTAGCTGACTACGCTGAACGTCAAATCAGTCAACTGTCTGGAGGTCAATTCCAGCGGGTCTTGATTGCCAGATGTCTGGTGCAGGAAGCCGACTATATCCTCTTGGATGAACCCTTTGTTGGGATTGACTCCGTTAGTGAGGAAATCATCATGAATACGCTGAGAGATCTAAAAAAAGCTGGGAAGACGGTTCTCATCGTCCACCACGACCTCAGCAAGGTTCCCCACTACTTCGATCAAGTCTTGCTTGTCAATCGAGAAGTGATTGCCTTTGGTCCAACCAAAGAAACCTTTACCGAAGCCAATCTCAAAGAAGCTTACGGTAATCGACTCTTTTTCAGTGGAGGTGACCTATGA
- a CDS encoding nicotinamide mononucleotide transporter, which translates to MKKSLKIFATSKWFDLFGVALVVGIAIASGYLNSRLDKFVDWGPWTALVPFGLISVTNVGISMLSTRFTGKLSKWGNYFGIVNTILSGAIDYILGNKAAIITYPVTFLIYTFAIKKWEASQEGRPNQMSQKQLKLAAIIISIIAFLFAFVTNYIGYGGKMNLLAYVTTIAFALSLIANAFNALKLTTQWGFWLIYNFVQLTKAGIQGNFANIGKYIFYILNAIGALFVWNDEEVR; encoded by the coding sequence ATGAAGAAATCACTAAAAATTTTTGCTACATCTAAATGGTTTGACCTCTTTGGAGTTGCTCTGGTCGTTGGGATTGCGATTGCATCTGGTTACCTCAACTCCCGTCTCGACAAATTCGTAGACTGGGGCCCATGGACAGCTCTTGTTCCCTTTGGATTGATTTCCGTAACCAACGTTGGGATTTCCATGTTATCCACTCGTTTCACGGGGAAATTAAGCAAATGGGGAAATTACTTTGGTATTGTTAATACCATTTTGTCCGGTGCTATTGATTATATCCTTGGAAATAAGGCGGCTATTATCACCTATCCCGTCACCTTCCTCATTTATACCTTTGCTATTAAGAAATGGGAAGCTTCGCAAGAAGGCAGACCCAACCAAATGAGCCAAAAACAGCTAAAATTGGCGGCCATCATCATTTCCATCATCGCCTTCCTCTTTGCCTTTGTGACCAACTATATCGGCTATGGAGGAAAGATGAATCTCCTTGCCTACGTAACAACTATTGCCTTTGCACTGTCCCTCATTGCCAATGCTTTTAACGCATTGAAACTAACAACTCAGTGGGGCTTTTGGTTGATTTACAATTTCGTTCAGCTGACAAAAGCTGGTATTCAAGGAAATTTTGCCAATATCGGAAAATACATCTTTTATATCCTCAATGCAATCGGAGCTTTATTTGTCTGGAATGATGAAGAAGTAAGATAA
- the pepO gene encoding endopeptidase PepO: protein MTRYQDDFYDAINGEWQKTAEIPADKSQTGGFVDLDQEIEDLMLATTDKWLAGEEVPEDAILANFVKYHCLVRDFDKREADGITPVLPLLKEFQELETFTDFTAKLAEFELAGKPNFLPFGVSPDFMDARINVLWASAPSTILPDTTYYAEDHPQREELLTLWKESSANLLKAYDFSDEEIEDLLEKRLELDRRVASVVLSNEESSEYAKLYHPYAYEDFKKFAPTLPLDDFFQAVLGQVPDKVIVDEERFWQAADQFYSEEAWPLLKATLILSVVNLSTSYLTEEIRVLSGAYSRALSGVPEAKDKVKAAYQLAQGPFKQALGLWYAHEKFSPEAKADVEKKVATMIDVYKERLAKNDWLTPETRDKAIVKLNVIKPYIGYPEELPERYKDKVVDENASLFDNALAFAHVEIKHSWSKWNQPVDYKEWGMPAHMVNAYYNPQKNLIVFPAAILQAPFYDLHQSSSANYGGIGAVIAHEISHAFDTNGASFDENGSLKDWWTESDYAAFKEKTQKVIDQFDGQDSYGATINGKLTVSENVADLGGIAAALEAAKRELDFSAEEFFYNFGRIWRMKGRPEFMKLLASVDVHAPAKLRVNVQVPNFDDFFTTYDVKEGDGMWRSPEERVIIW, encoded by the coding sequence ATGACACGTTATCAAGACGATTTTTATGATGCAATTAATGGGGAATGGCAGAAGACAGCTGAAATCCCAGCCGATAAGTCTCAAACTGGAGGTTTTGTTGATTTAGACCAGGAAATTGAAGACCTGATGCTGGCGACAACAGACAAGTGGTTGGCAGGAGAAGAGGTGCCTGAGGATGCTATCTTGGCAAACTTTGTCAAATACCACTGCCTAGTTCGTGATTTTGACAAGAGAGAAGCTGACGGTATCACACCTGTTTTGCCTCTTCTTAAAGAATTCCAAGAATTGGAGACTTTTACGGATTTCACTGCCAAACTAGCAGAGTTTGAACTTGCTGGCAAACCTAATTTTCTTCCTTTTGGTGTATCGCCAGACTTTATGGATGCCAGAATCAACGTTTTATGGGCTAGCGCTCCAAGCACGATTCTGCCAGACACGACCTACTATGCAGAAGACCATCCTCAGCGCGAAGAGCTCTTGACTCTTTGGAAAGAAAGTAGCGCAAATCTTCTCAAGGCTTATGATTTCTCTGATGAAGAAATTGAAGACTTGTTAGAGAAAAGACTAGAATTGGACCGTCGAGTTGCGTCAGTAGTGCTTTCTAATGAAGAAAGTTCAGAATATGCTAAACTCTACCATCCATATGCTTATGAAGATTTCAAAAAATTTGCGCCTACCCTACCTTTGGATGACTTCTTCCAAGCCGTTCTTGGACAAGTGCCAGACAAGGTTATTGTAGACGAGGAACGTTTCTGGCAAGCAGCAGACCAATTCTATAGTGAAGAAGCTTGGCCTCTCCTCAAGGCAACCTTGATTTTGAGTGTGGTTAATCTCTCAACAAGCTATTTAACAGAAGAAATCCGTGTCTTATCAGGTGCCTATAGCCGTGCGCTTTCAGGAGTTCCAGAAGCCAAAGACAAAGTCAAGGCAGCCTACCAGCTAGCACAAGGTCCTTTCAAACAAGCCTTGGGGCTATGGTATGCCCATGAAAAATTCTCTCCAGAGGCCAAGGCAGACGTGGAGAAAAAAGTGGCAACTATGATTGATGTCTATAAGGAACGCTTGGCTAAAAATGACTGGCTGACTCCTGAAACTCGTGACAAGGCCATCGTCAAACTCAATGTTATCAAGCCTTACATCGGTTACCCAGAAGAATTGCCAGAACGCTATAAGGACAAGGTAGTGGATGAAAATGCTAGTCTTTTTGACAATGCTCTAGCCTTTGCGCATGTGGAAATCAAGCACAGTTGGAGCAAGTGGAACCAACCTGTAGACTACAAGGAATGGGGCATGCCTGCTCATATGGTCAATGCCTACTACAATCCGCAGAAGAACCTGATTGTCTTCCCAGCAGCTATTTTACAGGCTCCTTTCTATGACTTGCATCAGTCATCTTCTGCTAACTACGGTGGTATTGGGGCAGTTATTGCCCATGAAATTTCCCACGCCTTTGATACCAATGGAGCTTCCTTTGATGAAAATGGTAGCCTCAAAGATTGGTGGACAGAGAGCGACTATGCTGCCTTCAAGGAGAAAACACAAAAAGTTATTGACCAGTTTGATGGACAAGATTCTTATGGTGCAACCATCAACGGTAAATTGACTGTGTCAGAAAACGTGGCTGACTTGGGAGGAATCGCTGCAGCGCTTGAAGCAGCTAAGAGAGAACTAGACTTCTCAGCAGAAGAATTCTTCTACAACTTCGGTCGTATCTGGCGCATGAAAGGTCGTCCAGAATTTATGAAACTTTTGGCTAGCGTTGATGTGCACGCACCAGCCAAACTTCGTGTCAATGTACAAGTACCAAACTTCGATGATTTCTTTACAACCTATGATGTCAAAGAAGGAGACGGTATGTGGCGTTCACCAGAAGAGCGCGTGATTATTTGGTAA
- the dtd gene encoding D-aminoacyl-tRNA deacylase, whose product MKIIIQRVKKAQVSIEGQVQGKINQGLLLLIGVGPGDQEEDLDYAVRKLVNMRIFSDVEGKMNLSVKDIEGEILSISQFTLFADTKKGNRPAFTGAAKPDMASDFYDAFNQKLAQEVPVQTGIFGADMQVELVNDGPVTIILDTKNR is encoded by the coding sequence ATGAAAATCATTATCCAACGGGTTAAAAAAGCCCAAGTCAGTATCGAAGGTCAGGTTCAGGGAAAAATCAATCAGGGACTCTTATTGCTGATTGGTGTTGGACCAGGGGACCAAGAGGAAGATTTGGATTATGCTGTGAGAAAACTGGTCAACATGCGTATTTTTTCAGACGTAGAAGGCAAGATGAACCTGTCTGTCAAAGATATTGAAGGAGAAATCCTCTCTATTTCTCAGTTTACCCTCTTTGCGGATACTAAGAAAGGCAATCGTCCAGCCTTTACAGGGGCAGCCAAACCTGATATGGCATCAGACTTCTATGATGCATTCAATCAAAAACTAGCGCAAGAAGTGCCCGTTCAGACAGGTATTTTTGGAGCGGATATGCAGGTTGAGCTGGTCAATGACGGACCAGTCACCATTATCCTTGATACTAAAAATAGATAA
- a CDS encoding N-acetylmuramoyl-L-alanine amidase produces MKSHKRLTLLALAVLGLSSQVVLADDTSHSTTAPMTSSTSSSINTSTNHSTNSSTNTSASSSQASTENSSSIASSSEQESKPSLSTETKPNQPIQTGWVKEGNKWTFYSQTGVKFTDTLYDGYLFDSHGYLLENTWYQMGNNWYYINGSGKYLSNQWSQINGKWYAFDGYGRMLANVWKGDYYLKSSGAMADKEWVYDQSYSSWFYLKSGGRYAQKQWIGSYYLKSGGYMAHKEWIYDPDYQAWYYLKDDGVYVTGTYAVDGKNQLFQGNGKWVRELAQGFQKGHYSKTIFLDPGHGGKDRGAYYYGIAEKELNLQVYRKLRKRLEGLGYTVLTSRDSDIDVDFITERSRMVNKTNADFFISLHFNAKGNDTTVNLGIQTYSYKDEPGFPSKINKDWHNNPERMSESNRLAADIHSSLLAETGARDAGLLQATFAVLRETAKPAVLLEMGYMDNPEENQKIRSSDYQDKLVEGIIKGIQKYYAGN; encoded by the coding sequence ATGAAATCACACAAAAGACTGACACTTTTAGCCTTGGCTGTTCTTGGCTTATCGAGCCAAGTCGTTTTAGCTGATGATACGAGTCATTCCACTACTGCCCCTATGACTAGTTCAACTAGTAGCTCAATAAATACTTCCACTAATCATTCTACTAACAGTTCTACAAATACTTCTGCTAGTAGTTCTCAAGCTAGTACAGAAAACTCGTCAAGTATAGCTAGTTCAAGTGAGCAAGAAAGCAAACCTTCTCTTTCTACGGAAACCAAACCTAATCAACCTATACAAACTGGCTGGGTAAAAGAGGGGAACAAGTGGACTTTTTATAGTCAAACTGGGGTCAAATTTACCGATACTCTCTACGATGGTTATCTCTTTGATAGTCATGGCTACTTGCTTGAAAACACTTGGTACCAAATGGGAAATAATTGGTACTATATCAATGGTTCAGGTAAATATTTATCCAACCAATGGAGCCAAATCAATGGCAAGTGGTATGCTTTTGATGGCTACGGTAGAATGTTGGCCAATGTCTGGAAAGGCGATTACTACCTCAAATCCAGCGGTGCTATGGCAGATAAGGAATGGGTCTACGACCAAAGCTACTCTAGTTGGTTTTACCTAAAATCTGGCGGACGCTATGCCCAAAAACAATGGATTGGTTCCTACTATCTTAAATCTGGTGGCTACATGGCCCATAAGGAATGGATTTATGACCCGGACTATCAAGCTTGGTACTATCTTAAGGACGATGGTGTGTATGTTACAGGAACCTATGCTGTGGATGGTAAAAACCAGCTCTTCCAAGGGAATGGAAAATGGGTTCGTGAATTAGCACAAGGTTTTCAAAAAGGACATTACTCTAAAACTATTTTTCTAGATCCAGGACACGGTGGCAAGGACCGCGGGGCTTATTACTATGGCATAGCTGAAAAAGAATTGAACCTACAAGTTTATCGTAAGCTACGTAAACGACTAGAAGGACTCGGCTATACCGTTCTCACCTCTCGAGACAGTGACATAGATGTTGATTTTATTACCGAGCGTTCTCGTATGGTCAACAAGACCAATGCAGACTTTTTCATCAGCCTTCATTTCAATGCAAAAGGGAATGATACAACCGTTAATCTGGGTATCCAGACCTATTCTTACAAGGATGAACCTGGTTTCCCTAGCAAGATTAACAAGGATTGGCACAACAATCCTGAACGGATGAGTGAAAGTAATCGTCTCGCAGCTGATATCCATTCTTCACTGCTAGCTGAAACTGGAGCTAGGGATGCTGGGCTCTTGCAAGCAACCTTTGCTGTTCTCCGTGAAACAGCTAAACCAGCTGTTTTGCTGGAGATGGGATATATGGATAATCCAGAAGAAAACCAAAAAATCCGCAGCAGTGACTACCAAGATAAACTAGTTGAAGGGATTATCAAGGGAATCCAAAAATATTATGCTGGTAATTAA
- a CDS encoding Rrf2 family transcriptional regulator, whose amino-acid sequence MQIPSRFTIATHMLIIIALKGKESKVTSDFLAASVGVNPVIIRKTLSQLKKAELISVARGTGGTEIVKDLKDISLLDVYQAVECLGKTGQLFSFHDNPNPNCPVGAHIHDVLDQKLERIQLAMEAELGQTSLEQVVADAESQMKE is encoded by the coding sequence ATGCAAATTCCAAGTAGATTTACCATTGCGACTCATATGCTGATAATCATTGCCCTCAAGGGGAAGGAAAGCAAGGTGACCAGTGATTTTCTGGCTGCTAGTGTCGGGGTCAATCCTGTCATTATCAGAAAAACCTTGTCCCAGTTGAAGAAGGCAGAGCTGATTTCAGTCGCGCGCGGAACAGGTGGGACAGAGATTGTCAAGGATCTCAAAGACATTAGTCTATTAGATGTTTATCAAGCGGTTGAGTGTCTTGGAAAGACTGGTCAACTCTTCAGTTTTCATGACAACCCAAATCCAAATTGCCCAGTTGGAGCTCATATTCATGATGTTTTGGATCAAAAATTGGAGAGAATCCAGCTGGCTATGGAGGCTGAACTTGGTCAGACCAGTCTAGAACAAGTTGTGGCCGATGCAGAGAGTCAAATGAAGGAGTAA
- a CDS encoding RelA/SpoT family protein, producing MPKEVNLTGDEVVALTQKYLSEEDVAFVHKALVYAVECHSGQYRKSGEPYIIHPIQVAGILAKLKLDAVTVACGFLHDVVEDTEATLDDLEREFGPDVRVIVDGVTKLGKVEYKSIEEQLAENHRKMLMAMSEDIRVILVKLSDRLHNMRTLKHLRKDKQERISKETMEIYAPLAHRLGISSVKWELEDLSFRYLNPTEFYKITHMMKEKRREREALVDEVVTKLEDYTTDRHLKGKIYGRPKHIYSIFRKMQDKRKRFEEIYDLIAIRCILDTQSDVYAMLGYVHELWKPMPGRFKDYIANRKANGYQSIHTTVYGPKGPIEFQIRTKEMHEVAEYGVAAHWAYKKGIKGQVNSKESAIGMNWIKEMMELQDQADDAKEFVDSVKENYLAEEIYVFTPDGAVRSLPKDSGPIDFAYEIHTKVGEKATGAKVNGRMVPLTTKLKTGDQVEIVTNPNSFGPSRDWLNMVKTSKARNKIRQFFKNQDKELSINKGREMLMAQFQENGYVANKFMDKRHMDQVLQKTSYKTEESLFAAIGFGEIGAITVFNRLTEKERREEERAKAKAEAEELVKGGEVKVENKETLKVKHEGGVVIEGASGLLVRIAKCCNPVPGDDIVGYITKGRGVAIHRVDCMNLRAQENYEQRLLDVEWEDQYSNSNKEYMAHIDIYGLNRTGLLNDVLQVLSNTTKNISTVNAQPTKDMKFANIHVSFGIANLSTLTTVVDKIKSVPEVYSVKRTNG from the coding sequence ATGCCAAAAGAAGTGAATTTAACAGGCGATGAAGTTGTCGCTTTAACACAGAAATATTTATCGGAAGAGGATGTGGCTTTTGTCCATAAGGCCTTGGTTTACGCCGTTGAATGCCATAGTGGTCAATATCGTAAATCAGGTGAACCTTATATCATTCACCCTATCCAAGTGGCAGGTATTTTAGCCAAACTCAAGCTGGATGCTGTAACGGTAGCTTGTGGTTTCTTGCATGACGTGGTAGAAGATACAGAAGCGACTCTGGATGATTTGGAAAGAGAGTTTGGTCCTGATGTGCGGGTAATCGTAGATGGGGTTACCAAGCTCGGTAAGGTAGAGTACAAATCGATCGAGGAGCAGTTGGCTGAAAATCATCGCAAGATGCTCATGGCCATGTCTGAGGACATCCGTGTTATCTTGGTAAAATTGTCAGACCGCTTGCATAATATGCGAACTCTGAAACATCTTCGAAAAGACAAGCAGGAGCGTATTTCCAAAGAAACCATGGAAATATATGCTCCTCTTGCCCATCGTTTGGGGATTTCTAGCGTCAAATGGGAACTGGAAGACCTATCTTTCCGTTATCTCAATCCAACGGAGTTTTATAAGATTACCCATATGATGAAGGAAAAGCGCAGAGAGCGTGAAGCCTTGGTGGATGAGGTAGTTACGAAACTAGAAGACTATACGACGGATCGTCACTTGAAAGGGAAGATTTACGGTCGTCCCAAGCATATTTACTCGATTTTCCGCAAAATGCAGGATAAGAGAAAACGGTTTGAGGAAATCTATGACCTGATTGCTATTCGTTGTATTTTAGATACCCAAAGTGATGTTTATGCCATGCTTGGTTATGTGCATGAACTTTGGAAACCAATGCCAGGTCGTTTCAAAGACTATATCGCTAACCGCAAGGCCAATGGTTATCAGTCTATCCATACGACTGTTTATGGACCAAAAGGGCCGATTGAATTCCAGATTCGGACCAAAGAAATGCACGAGGTGGCTGAGTACGGGGTTGCGGCTCACTGGGCTTATAAGAAAGGCATTAAGGGGCAGGTCAACAGCAAGGAATCAGCTATTGGGATGAACTGGATCAAGGAGATGATGGAGCTCCAAGACCAGGCTGATGATGCCAAGGAATTTGTGGACTCTGTGAAGGAAAACTATCTGGCTGAGGAGATTTATGTCTTTACCCCAGATGGTGCCGTCCGTTCCCTTCCCAAAGATTCAGGACCGATTGACTTTGCCTACGAAATCCATACAAAAGTCGGTGAAAAAGCGACAGGTGCCAAGGTCAATGGTCGTATGGTTCCGCTGACAACCAAGCTCAAGACAGGGGATCAGGTTGAAATTGTTACCAACCCGAACTCCTTTGGGCCAAGCCGTGATTGGCTCAATATGGTCAAGACCAGCAAGGCTCGCAACAAGATCCGTCAGTTCTTTAAAAACCAAGATAAGGAATTGTCTATCAACAAGGGTCGTGAGATGCTGATGGCACAGTTCCAAGAAAATGGCTATGTGGCCAATAAATTCATGGACAAGCGTCATATGGATCAAGTTCTGCAAAAGACTAGCTACAAGACAGAAGAATCCCTCTTTGCGGCTATTGGTTTTGGAGAAATCGGTGCGATTACTGTCTTTAATCGTCTGACTGAAAAGGAACGTCGTGAAGAAGAACGTGCCAAGGCCAAGGCTGAGGCAGAAGAACTTGTCAAGGGTGGCGAGGTTAAGGTTGAGAACAAAGAAACCCTCAAGGTTAAGCATGAGGGTGGAGTGGTCATTGAAGGTGCCTCAGGTCTCCTAGTGCGGATTGCCAAGTGTTGTAATCCTGTTCCTGGTGACGATATTGTTGGCTATATCACCAAGGGGCGTGGTGTGGCTATTCACCGTGTGGACTGTATGAACCTGCGTGCCCAAGAAAACTACGAGCAACGTCTCCTTGATGTGGAGTGGGAAGACCAGTATTCAAACTCAAATAAGGAGTATATGGCCCATATCGATATCTATGGTCTCAATCGTACAGGACTGTTGAACGATGTGCTGCAGGTTCTATCAAACACAACCAAGAATATCTCAACAGTCAACGCTCAACCAACCAAGGATATGAAGTTTGCTAATATCCATGTATCCTTCGGTATTGCCAACCTCTCTACACTGACTACGGTCGTGGACAAGATTAAGAGTGTGCCAGAAGTTTACTCTGTCAAACGGACCAATGGCTAA
- a CDS encoding metallophosphoesterase family protein, with translation MTKIALLSDIHGNTTALEAVLADARQLGVDEYWLLGDILMPGTGRRRILDLLAELPTTARVLGNWEDSLWHGVRKELDSTRPSQRYLLRQCQYVLEEISLEEIELLHNQPLQLHRQFGDLTVGISHHLPDKNWGRELIHTGAQEDFDRLVTNPPCDIAVYGHIHQQLLRYGTGGQLIVNPGSIGQPFFLDAQLRKDLRAQYMVLELDDKGLVDMDFRRVDYDVAAELQLAKDLKLPYFEVYYESLVNGIHHTHNQEFLRKLAQKEGYDRELDAWLKSGND, from the coding sequence ATGACGAAAATAGCTCTTCTTTCAGATATTCATGGAAATACCACCGCCTTGGAGGCTGTTTTGGCAGATGCTCGGCAGCTAGGAGTGGATGAATACTGGCTTTTGGGAGACATTCTCATGCCAGGAACAGGGCGTAGAAGGATTTTGGACTTGTTGGCTGAACTACCGACTACGGCTAGAGTTTTGGGAAACTGGGAAGATAGTCTGTGGCATGGTGTCCGAAAGGAATTGGATAGTACTCGTCCCAGTCAACGCTATCTCTTGCGCCAGTGCCAGTATGTTTTAGAGGAAATTTCCCTAGAAGAAATTGAACTGCTCCACAATCAACCTCTCCAGCTTCATCGTCAGTTTGGGGATTTGACGGTGGGAATTAGCCACCATCTGCCTGATAAGAATTGGGGTCGAGAGTTGATTCATACTGGAGCGCAAGAGGATTTTGACCGCTTGGTGACCAATCCACCTTGTGATATTGCTGTTTATGGTCATATTCACCAGCAGTTGCTTCGTTACGGGACTGGTGGGCAATTGATTGTCAATCCAGGTTCGATTGGGCAACCTTTCTTTCTAGATGCCCAATTGCGGAAGGACTTGCGGGCCCAGTATATGGTTTTGGAGTTGGATGACAAGGGCTTGGTAGATATGGACTTCCGACGGGTGGACTACGATGTGGCAGCTGAATTGCAGTTGGCTAAAGACCTCAAACTTCCCTATTTTGAGGTTTATTATGAAAGTCTGGTCAATGGTATCCACCATACCCACAATCAGGAATTTTTGAGAAAATTAGCCCAGAAAGAGGGCTACGATAGGGAGTTAGATGCCTGGTTGAAAAGTGGTAATGATTGA
- a CDS encoding metal-dependent transcriptional regulator, with the protein MTPNKEDYLKCIYEIGIDLHKITNKEIAARMQVSPPAVTEMIKRMKSENLILKDKECGYLLTDLGLKLVSELYRKHRLIEVFLVHHLDYTSDQIHEEAEVLEHTVSELFVERLEKLLGFPKTCPHGGTIPAKGELLVEINNLPLADIKESGSYRLTRVHDSFDILNYLDKHSLHIGDPLQVKQFDGFSNTFTILSKDEDLQVNMDIATQLYVEKIN; encoded by the coding sequence ATGACCCCGAATAAAGAAGACTATCTAAAATGTATTTATGAAATTGGCATAGATTTGCATAAGATTACCAACAAGGAAATTGCGGCTCGTATGCAAGTCTCTCCCCCTGCCGTAACTGAAATGATTAAACGGATGAAGAGTGAAAACCTCATCCTCAAGGACAAGGAATGTGGCTATCTACTGACTGACCTCGGCCTCAAACTGGTCTCTGAGCTCTACCGTAAACATCGCTTGATTGAAGTTTTTCTAGTTCATCATTTAGACTATACGAGTGACCAGATTCATGAAGAAGCTGAGGTCTTGGAACATACTGTCTCTGAGCTATTCGTTGAGAGACTAGAAAAATTACTTGGATTCCCCAAGACCTGCCCTCACGGAGGAACTATTCCTGCCAAGGGAGAACTCTTAGTTGAAATCAATAACCTACCACTAGCTGATATCAAAGAGAGTGGATCCTACCGTCTAACTCGGGTGCACGATAGTTTTGACATTCTCAATTATCTGGACAAGCACTCACTTCACATCGGTGATCCGCTCCAAGTCAAGCAGTTTGATGGCTTCAGCAACACCTTTACTATCCTTAGTAAAGACGAGGATTTACAAGTGAATATGGACATTGCAACACAACTCTATGTCGAGAAAATCAACTAA
- a CDS encoding MBL fold metallo-hydrolase, giving the protein MKIHKTVNPVAYENTYYLEGEKHLIVVDPGSHWEAIRQTIENINKPICAILLTHAHYDHIMSLDLVRETFGNPPVYIAESEASWLYTPVDNLSGLPRHDDMADVVAKPAEHTFIFHEEYQLEEFRFTVLPTPGHSIGGVSIVFPDAHLVLTGDALFRETIGRTDLPTGSMEQLLHSIQTQLFTLPNYDVYPGHGPATTIAHEKTFNPFF; this is encoded by the coding sequence ATGAAAATCCATAAAACCGTGAATCCTGTTGCCTATGAAAATACCTATTACCTAGAGGGTGAAAAACACCTCATCGTCGTCGATCCTGGTAGCCATTGGGAAGCTATTCGTCAGACAATAGAGAACATCAACAAACCTATCTGCGCTATTCTCTTGACCCACGCCCATTATGACCATATCATGAGTCTGGACCTAGTTCGCGAGACTTTTGGCAATCCTCCTGTCTATATTGCAGAAAGTGAGGCCAGCTGGCTTTATACTCCTGTCGATAATCTCTCTGGGCTACCTCGCCACGATGATATGGCAGATGTGGTCGCAAAACCTGCTGAACACACTTTTATCTTTCACGAAGAATACCAACTAGAGGAATTTCGTTTCACTGTCTTACCAACACCAGGACATTCTATCGGTGGTGTTTCTATCGTCTTTCCTGATGCTCACCTAGTCTTGACAGGTGATGCTCTTTTCCGTGAAACAATCGGACGGACCGACCTTCCAACTGGTAGTATGGAACAACTCCTCCATAGTATCCAGACTCAACTCTTCACCCTCCCTAACTACGATGTCTATCCAGGGCATGGACCAGCTACTACTATTGCTCACGAAAAAACCTTCAATCCTTTTTTCTAA